A DNA window from Drosophila pseudoobscura strain MV-25-SWS-2005 chromosome 2, UCI_Dpse_MV25, whole genome shotgun sequence contains the following coding sequences:
- the LOC6896680 gene encoding uncharacterized protein produces the protein MGDLARNPDSQIEKSDQCPEFWVGHSNRHLAQTEFMLYHIQPGVYFRGRFKERCEERGVNGWFTCNAKAQQVFGVMEGRIKDILSIRGWVEESCILQPFEKKTVFSTFTLCTQPEFTAFSLRLSLPVNKKNRPVSRVLPRTRKN, from the coding sequence ATGGGGGACTTGGCAAGGAATCCTGACTCGCAGATCGAAAAGAGCGACCAGTGTCCAGAGTTCTGGGTTGGACACAGCAATCGGCACCTGGCCCAGACCGAGTTCATGCTATACCATATCCAGCCGGGCGTCTACTTCCGTGGCCGGTTCAAGGAACGATGCGAAGAGCGCGGCGTCAACGGCTGGTTTACTTGCAACGCGAAGGCGCAGCAGGTGTTTGGCGTTATGGAAGGCCGGATCAAGGACATACTTAGCATTCGCGGTTGGGTCGAGGAGTCCTGCATCCTCCAGCCCTTTGAGAAGAAGACAGTTTTCTCAACTTTCACGCTCTGCACCCAGCCGGAGTTCACGGCCTTCTCTTTGCGTCTCAGTTTACCGGTGAATAAGAAAAATCGACCGGTGAGCCGAGTGTTGCCAAGAACCaggaaaaattaa
- the Ptx1 gene encoding LOW QUALITY PROTEIN: pituitary homeobox homolog Ptx1 (The sequence of the model RefSeq protein was modified relative to this genomic sequence to represent the inferred CDS: substituted 1 base at 1 genomic stop codon), giving the protein MLASQKSVRLWNGHILDLLSPQLEDTGLKTTTFLQHFKDVVTTKFTGRDHHLPPLHPAHPAHPAHQQSALHHHHQPHQAVAQSFSTIFPTYLGMDRAAAGGCGVVTSSATALGPGGIANGGGVGVSGALSGLEAMSAESTGLCLQDLVSAGTANGAGSAGSAESANTTSTALSSGSTGSSTVNGGGSSTSGTEHLHSHHSLHDSSSSVSISPAISSLMPISSLSHLHHSAAGQDLVGGYSQHPHHGVVPPHTPKHEPLEKLRIWAETGDFRDSHSSMTAVANSLDSTHLNNFQTSSTSTLTNRSRDRKDGNRSVNETTIKTENISNSGHDEPMTTSADEPKNDKKNKRQRRQRTHFTSQQLQELEHTFSRNRYPDMSTREEIAMWTNLTEARVRVWFKNRRAKWRKRERNAMNAAVAAADFKSGFGTQFMQPFADDSLYTSYPYNNWTKVPSPLGTKPFPWPVNPLGSMVTGNHHQNSVNCFNTGASGVAVSMNNSMLPGSMGSTLTNSNVGAPCPYTTPANPYMYRAAAEPCMSSSMSSSIATLRLKAKQHATGFGSPYSAPSPVSRSNSAGLSACQYTGVGVTDVVXENALGALLNQHQHHLQHFSTHQSAGMGVGVGVGVSHNGMQQHLGGGGGHGGHVNGMLHGHGHSNSNSLLMDHGDLGHSEEGAGGGHSIEGDNKSPLDSNGLMSGGGTSSGGGGGTNDNVDEGEEDVID; this is encoded by the exons ATGCTCGCCTCGCagaaat CTGTGAGGCTCTGGAACGGCCACATCTTGGATTTGCTTTCACCCCAGTTGGAAGATACCGGCCTCAAGACGACGACATTCTTGCAACACTTTAAGGACGTCGTCACGACGAAGTTCACCGGCAGGGACCACCACCTGCCACCGCTGCATCCGGCCCACCCGGCCCATCCGGCGCACCAGCAGTCCGCtctgcaccaccaccaccagccgCACCAGGCTGTGGCCCAGAGCTTCTCCACCATTTTCCCGACGTATCTCGGCATGGACCGCGCCGCCGCCGGCGGCTGTGGCGTGGTCACCAGCTCCGCCACCGCCCTCGGCCCCGGTGGCATAGCCAACGGCGGTGGGGTCGGTGTCAGTGGAGCCCTCAGCGGCCTGGAGGCCATGTCAGCCGAATCCACGGGCCTGTGCCTGCAGGATCTGGTGAGCGCCGGCACGGCTAATGGAGCCGGCTCGGCGGGCTCCGCGGAGAGCGCAAACACCACCAGCACCGCCCTGAGCAGCGGAAGCACTGGCAGCTCCACGGTGAacggcggtggcagcagcacctcTGGCACAGAGCACCTCCACAGCCACCACAGTCTGCACGACTCGAGCTCCTCGGTCAGCATCTCACCCGCCATCTCGAGTCTGATGCCCATCAGCAGCCTCAGCCACTTGCACCACTCGGCCGCCGGCCAGGACCTGGTCGGGGGCTACTCCCAGCATCCGCATCACGGCGTCGTACCGCCGCACACACCGAAGCACGAGCCGCTCGAGAAACTCAGAA TTTGGGCCGAAACTGGCGATTTCCGTGATAGTCATAGCTCCATGACCGCCGTAGCGAATAGCTTGGATAGCACCCATTTGAACAACTTCCAGACATCGTCGACATCCACGTTAACGAACCGGAGTCGGGATCGCAAAGATG GAAATCGGAGTGTCAACGAGACCACCATCAAGACAGAGAACATATCCAATTCGGGGCATGACGAGCCGATGACCACCAGCGCGGACGAGCCAAAGAACGACAAGAAGAACAAGCGGCAGCGCCGTCAGCGGACCCACTTCACCtcccagcagctgcaggagctggagcacaCGTTCAGCCGCAACCGATACCCGGACATGTCCACCCGCGAGGAGATCGCCATGTGGACCAACCTCACGGAGGCGCGCGTCAGG GTCTGGTTCAAGAACCGCCGGGCCAAGTGGCGCAAGAGGGAGCGGAACGCCATGAACgccgctgtggctgcggcGGACTTCAAGTCCGGATTCGGGACGCAGTTCATGCAGCCGTTTGCCGACGACTCGCTGTACACGTCGTATCCGTACAACAACTGGACAAAGGTGCCCTCGCCGCTGGGCACCAAGCCGTTCCCCTGGCCCGTGAATCCACTGGGATCGATGGTGACGGGCAATCATCACCAGAACTCCGTGAACTGCTTCAACACGGGCGCCAGCGGCGTGGCGGTGAGCATGAACAACTCGATGCTGCCCGGATCGATGGGCTCCACGCTGACCAACTCGAACGTGGGCGCCCCCTGCCCCTACACGACGCCCGCCAACCCGTACATGTACCGCGCTGCCGCCGAGCCCTGCATGAGCTCCAGCATGTCCTCGAGCATCGCCACCCTGCGGCTGAAGGCCAAGCAGCATGCCACCGGCTTCGGCAGCCCCTACTCGGCCCCCTCGCCCGTCTCGCGCTCCAACTCCGCCGGGCTCTCCGCCTGCCAGTACACGGGCGTGGGGGTCACGGACGTTGTCTGAGAAAACGCGCTCGGTGCTCTGCTTaaccagcatcagcaccacTTGCAGCACTTCTCCACCCACCAGTCGGCGGGAATgggagtgggcgtgggcgtgggggTGTCGCACAATGGGATGCAACAGCACCTGGGGGGAGGTGGGGGCCACGGGGGCCACGTCAACGGTATGCtgcatggccatggccacagcaacagcaacagcctgCTGATGGATCACGGCGACCTTGGCCACTCCGAAGAGGGGGCAGGCGGTGGACACAGCATCGAGGGGGACAATAAGTCGCCTCTGGACTCCAACGGCCTGATGTCCGGCGGAGGCACCTccagcggcggtggcggcggcaccAACGACAACGTCGACGAAGGGGAGGAAGACGTTATCGATTGA
- the LOC4800326 gene encoding uncharacterized protein produces the protein MRTTSILRQATFGLLLCHVCQEAAATNAVVRFIEEIPRNVLIIIGAIVLSTVWLGCTYFITSRHQKALQYLQRQLDELWLVQAKPSVWPHTPFIPNPRDKDDNPPEYIPPKNPQENAQGKLDNSQ, from the coding sequence ATGAGAACTACATCGATACTCCGTCAAGCCACATTcgggctgctgctctgccacGTCTGCCAGGAAGCTGCCGCCACCAATGCTGTGGTCCGATTCATCGAAGAAATACCCCGCAACGTTCTGATAATTATCGGAGCTATCGTATTGTCCACCGTCTGGCTGGGCTGCACCTACTTCATAACCAGCAGGCACCAGAAGGCACTGCAGTACTTGCAGCGGCAGCTCGACGAGCTCTGGCTGGTGCAGGCGAAGCCATCGGTCTGGCCACACACCCCTTTCATCCCGAATCCCAGGGACAAGGACGACAATCCGCCGGAGTATATTCCCCCAAAGAACCCACAGGAGAATGCTCAGGGGAAGCTGGATAACTCTCAATAA
- the LOC4800325 gene encoding uncharacterized protein, with translation MDGNAMMLFLLLDLLWQVKALNCSSGRRSSEDFFICGANGCCVEGCVENDLGQCVEEDCTTSLTGWLHRSVTVSCYFHWAMILCAALTTALMTLLVLYALGLQLRKFFRQRFNARYRPIKDVSGVSIGSTLC, from the coding sequence ATGGACGGCAATGCGATGATGCTTTTCCTGTTGCTGGATCTTCTGTGGCAAGTAAAGGCGCTCAACTGCTCGagtggcaggaggagcagcgagGACTTCTTCATCTGCGGCGCCAACGGGTGCTGTGTCGAGGGCTGTGTGGAGAACGACCTGGGCCAGTGCGTCGAGGAGGACTGCACCACCAGCCTGACTGGTTGGCTTCACCGGTCTGTGACAGTGTCCTGCTACTTCCACTGGGCAATGATCCTGTGCGCTGCCCTGACCACCGCCTTGATGACGCTCCTGGTACTCTACGCGCTGGGGCTTCAGCTGCGGAAGTTCTTCCGCCAACGATTCAACGCCCGGTACAGGCCCATCAAAGACGTCAGTGGCGTCTCCATCGGCTCCACCCTGTGCTAA